From a region of the bacterium genome:
- a CDS encoding four helix bundle protein has translation MVQQMWRAAVSIPANIAEGFKKQGIKNYFPLFLLSYSLLPTYLVC, from the coding sequence TTGGTGCAACAGATGTGGAGAGCGGCTGTTTCTATTCCAGCAAATATTGCAGAAGGTTTTAAGAAACAAGGCATAAAGAATTATTTTCCCCTCTTCCTACTTTCCTACTCCCTACTTCCTACTTACTTGGTATGCTGA
- the tsaE gene encoding tRNA (adenosine(37)-N6)-threonylcarbamoyltransferase complex ATPase subunit type 1 TsaE — MLIITTRAPEQTKLWGERLGKYLEKGDIVCLFGGLGAGKTVFTQGVARGLGVADEYVNSPTFLMLREYRQARLPLFHFDLYRLESLNELYDLGYEEYFYGDGITVIEWAEKVEELIPPEYLRVEIEWIDSHSREINFIPYGNHYQQIVAQLKRK; from the coding sequence ATGTTAATCATTACGACAAGGGCTCCTGAACAAACAAAGTTATGGGGAGAGAGATTAGGCAAGTATTTAGAAAAAGGTGATATTGTTTGTCTATTCGGTGGTTTAGGTGCGGGGAAAACCGTATTTACTCAGGGAGTAGCCAGAGGACTTGGCGTGGCGGATGAATATGTCAATTCGCCTACTTTCTTAATGCTCCGTGAATACCGTCAGGCTCGATTACCACTTTTTCACTTTGACCTGTATCGATTAGAGTCCCTGAACGAATTGTATGACCTCGGTTATGAAGAATATTTCTATGGAGATGGTATCACCGTAATTGAATGGGCGGAAAAGGTGGAAGAACTAATACCACCTGAATATCTGAGAGTGGAAATTGAGTGGATTGATTCTCATAGCCGTGAGATTAACTTTATCCCTTATGGAAACCATTACCAGCAAATTGTTGCTCAATTGAAAAGAAAATAG
- the tsaB gene encoding tRNA (adenosine(37)-N6)-threonylcarbamoyltransferase complex dimerization subunit type 1 TsaB gives MKILGIETSTPPGSIALIDEEEIISEYTYQGKLEHSTWLMPAIDTLLKDAGLSVREIEGIAVSSGPGSFTGLRIGVSTSKGLAYGLNIPLVGISTLDSLALNLLYTEKIICPILDARKNEIYTAFYQGQPPQRLTDYLLISPQRLIEMISQPTIFLGQGLKLYQEQLKEALKNREVYFAPLSLWLLRASNLAILGLKELKAGKQVDIYSFTPFYLRMAL, from the coding sequence ATGAAGATTTTAGGTATAGAAACATCAACACCACCAGGAAGTATTGCCTTAATTGATGAGGAAGAGATAATCTCTGAATACACTTATCAAGGTAAGTTAGAGCATTCTACCTGGTTAATGCCTGCTATTGACACGCTTCTGAAAGATGCAGGTTTATCTGTTAGGGAGATAGAAGGGATAGCCGTTTCTTCGGGTCCAGGCTCTTTTACCGGCTTACGAATTGGGGTTAGCACCTCGAAAGGATTAGCGTATGGACTAAACATTCCGTTAGTCGGTATTTCTACATTAGATAGCCTTGCTTTAAATCTGCTTTATACCGAAAAGATTATCTGCCCGATATTAGATGCAAGGAAAAATGAGATTTATACTGCTTTCTATCAAGGTCAACCCCCTCAACGGCTAACGGATTATTTACTTATTTCTCCTCAAAGATTAATTGAGATGATTTCTCAACCAACTATCTTTTTAGGTCAGGGGCTTAAATTATATCAGGAACAACTTAAAGAGGCATTGAAAAATAGAGAAGTCTATTTTGCTCCATTATCTTTATGGTTACTACGGGCAAGTAACCTGGCGATATTGGGGCTAAAAGAACTAAAAGCAGGCAAACAGGTAGATATTTATTCTTTTACTCCATTCTATCTCAGAATGGCACTGTGA
- a CDS encoding aminodeoxychorismate/anthranilate synthase component II codes for MILIIDNYDSFTYNLVQYLGEIGLSGDNIADKLTVYRNDKITIDMIYKLSPEAILISPGPCTPLQAGISNEIIKKFAGKIPMLGVCLGHQCMGYVFGGEIVRADRLMHGKTSLIYHNGKRIYEGIENPFVATRYHSLIIKKDTFPDCLEITAWTQEEEIMGIRHKEYDVEGIQFHPESILTKVGKDILRKWVKIASKIAGVDTIQNSGIKKIKKNS; via the coding sequence ATGATATTAATCATTGATAATTACGATTCCTTTACTTATAATCTTGTTCAATATTTAGGGGAAATAGGATTAAGTGGAGATAATATCGCGGACAAATTAACGGTTTATCGAAATGATAAAATCACAATTGATATGATTTATAAATTATCTCCTGAGGCTATTTTAATCTCTCCAGGTCCCTGCACACCGTTACAAGCCGGAATATCTAATGAGATAATTAAAAAATTTGCCGGTAAGATACCTATGTTAGGTGTTTGTCTTGGCCATCAGTGTATGGGATATGTCTTTGGTGGAGAAATCGTTCGAGCAGATAGACTGATGCATGGTAAAACATCCTTGATATATCACAATGGCAAAAGGATATACGAGGGTATTGAAAACCCATTTGTCGCTACCCGTTACCACTCCTTAATAATCAAAAAGGATACTTTTCCAGATTGCTTAGAAATAACTGCCTGGACACAAGAAGAAGAGATAATGGGTATCCGACATAAAGAATATGATGTCGAAGGAATACAATTTCACCCCGAATCTATATTAACTAAAGTTGGAAAAGATATATTAAGGAAATGGGTAAAAATAGCAAGTAAAATTGCGGGTGTAGATACCATTCAAAATTCAGGCATAAAAAAAATTAAAAAAAATAGTTGA